Proteins encoded within one genomic window of Longimicrobiaceae bacterium:
- a CDS encoding helix-turn-helix domain-containing protein, with translation METDARTADLILDAAETLFARQGFTATTIKQIGSAAGVNPALIYYHFGNKEALYRELLGRLFGTIVTQGGGLLDGEMRPDAAVRGLVEMQSAV, from the coding sequence ATGGAAACCGACGCACGCACCGCCGACCTGATCTTGGACGCCGCAGAGACGCTCTTCGCGCGGCAGGGGTTCACGGCCACGACCATCAAGCAGATCGGCTCGGCGGCCGGAGTGAACCCGGCGCTGATCTACTACCACTTCGGCAACAAGGAAGCCCTCTACCGCGAGCTGTTGGGTCGGCTGTTCGGCACCATCGTCACGCAGGGCGGCGGGCTGCTCGACGGCGAGATGCGGCCCGACGCGGCCGTCCGCGGGCTGGTCGAGATGCAGTCGGCAGTGA